GGCGCCGGATGAACCACCAGACCCGAAGGTTTATTCAGCACCAAAAAGTCTTCGTTTTCCGTCAAAACGTCTATGGGGATATTTCTCGGAAGAACTTCTTGGGGAGCGGGTTCGGGAAGCTCGGTATGGACTTGATCTCCCGACCTGGGTCGAAAACTGCTCCTGACCCGCACACCATTAACAGAAACCCGGCCTTCGCCGATCAGTTTTTGGACGCGAGCGCGAGATAGGTCCGGCAGCTTTCCGGCAAGAAGCACGTCGAGCCGTTCGCCTTCATCGGCGGGACCAATCTCCAGATGATAGACCCGTTCTCCCAATCGAATGCGGTAATAATCGATTCCTCCGCTTCCTGACGCAGAACCGTCACAACACGGGAAGCGGGGATCAACTCTTAAAAATCTGGTTCAACTGCTTTTCGATCTGATTCTCTTCCATCTCAGTGGCCAGCGCAATTTCCTTCACGAGCAGATTGCGAGCCGTGTCGAGCATCTTCCGCTCTCCAAACGAAAGATCCTTGTCCGATTTCAGAATGCTGAGGTCTCGCAACACTTCAGCCACTTCGAAGAGCGATCCCGTCTTGATCTTCTCCATATATTCCCGATACCTGCGGTTCCAGGTCTGGTTGTCAATCTCGGTGGTCCTGTCTTCCAGGATTCGATACACCTGGTTGATCTCTTCTTTAGATATGAGTTGGCGAAGTCCCACGTTACCTGCGTTTTTGATAGGAATCATAATAATCATGCCGGAATCCAGGATCCGCATGATATAGAAATCCTGCTCTTCTCCCATCACTGCTTTGCATTCCAAAGACTCAATAATACCCACTCCATGGGCAGGATATACGGCGAGATCGCCTACTCTGAACATTTCGCTACTCATGTTTGACATCGATCAGAACATCCCTTTCTACGTGGGCGATGATCAGCTCCCGGAAACGAAGGAAACGGATTACGCCTACCCGACGGCTTCGACTCCGAAT
The genomic region above belongs to Deltaproteobacteria bacterium and contains:
- a CDS encoding CarD family transcriptional regulator, yielding MFRVGDLAVYPAHGVGIIESLECKAVMGEEQDFYIMRILDSGMIIMIPIKNAGNVGLRQLISKEEINQVYRILEDRTTEIDNQTWNRRYREYMEKIKTGSLFEVAEVLRDLSILKSDKDLSFGERKMLDTARNLLVKEIALATEMEENQIEKQLNQIFKS